The Ruminococcaceae bacterium KH2T8 genomic sequence CTATGACTCCTGGGAGATCATCATTGTGGAGAACGGATCAACCGATGATACATACGAGATAGCCTGCAGCCTGTCAAACGATAAGATCCATGTATTCCAGAGCGAGAAAGGTGTATCGAATGCGCGTAATCTAGGAATAGAGAAGGCGAAGGGAGACTGGATAGTATTCCTTGATGCAGACGATGAGATCCTTCCGGGATCACTAGGATCCATGAAGCAGGATCTCGACAATGAAACAGCACTAATCTCATACAGATATGAGCATAATGCTACTTCCGGCAAATTGACTGCTTTTAACGGAACCGAAGAGATTTCTTCGTATCTTATTGAGTGCCTCCAAGATCCTACTCAGAGAGGAAACTCCACAGCAGTGTTGTTTAATAAAAGATTTCTTCTAGATAACGATTTAAGATTTGATCAGGATCTTTCTCATGCCGAAGATTCGTTGTTTCTGATGAAAGCAATTTCAAAAGCGAACTGTGTTAAGGATCGTGAACTTTCGATTTACCGAGTAATACCAAATGAGAATTCCGCTGTTCGTAATATAAGTGATCTGGCTATGGAAAGTTATTGCAGATCAATACGTGCAGTGGGGAGAATACTCGAGAGCAGAACAAAGGAGATAGATAATGCATTCTGCGTGTTTGCAATCTCGCAACTTCTGGTAATACTCGTTAACGGTGTATATGCATCAAATCCATTTGGCGCTTCGGTCAAGAAGACCAAAGAACTATGTAGCCGCGATCTATTCAAGGATGTACTGGAAAGGGTGGATGTATCGGGACTTCCAATGTCAAGGAAAGTCACGATGACATTGCTCAAGAAACATATGTACATAGCAGTGGGGATTATAATCAAGATCAGAGTAAAGCAGAACGAAAAATAATGGAGGATTGCGTGGAGAATCCTATCGATATAGTCATTACATGGGTCGATCCGACTGATGAAAAATGGCAGAAGGACAGAAGTAACTATAGAAATGACAGCAATGAGTCAAACGGTATCGTGAGATACCGTGATTGGGATTTGCTCAGATACTGGTTCAGAGCGGTAGAGAAGAATGCTCCCTGGGTCAATAAGATCTTCTTTGTTACTTACGGACACTATCCAGAGTGGCTGGACATAGATAACGATAAGTTGGTAATAGTCCGTCACGAGGATTTCATCGATAGTGAGTATCTTCCAACTTTTAATTCTAATGTTATCGAGATTTTCTTCCATAAGATCAAGGATCTTTCAGAGCATTTTGTTTACTTTAACGATGATGTTTTTATCTGTAGGCCAATGCCCCCCGAGGAGTTCTTTAAGAATGGTGTTCCCGTAGACAGTCTCTCGTGGAATGCGGTATCAGCCAAGGCAGGATGTTCCATGATCGAACATATCGTGCTGAACGATATGGAACTTCTTGAGAAGCATTTTGATAAGAGAGCTGTGCAGAAAAAACAGTTAGGGAAGCTCTTG encodes the following:
- a CDS encoding Glycosyl transferase family 2, whose amino-acid sequence is MGNIDYSVIIPAYNAASFIKRAVASISSQNYDSWEIIIVENGSTDDTYEIACSLSNDKIHVFQSEKGVSNARNLGIEKAKGDWIVFLDADDEILPGSLGSMKQDLDNETALISYRYEHNATSGKLTAFNGTEEISSYLIECLQDPTQRGNSTAVLFNKRFLLDNDLRFDQDLSHAEDSLFLMKAISKANCVKDRELSIYRVIPNENSAVRNISDLAMESYCRSIRAVGRILESRTKEIDNAFCVFAISQLLVILVNGVYASNPFGASVKKTKELCSRDLFKDVLERVDVSGLPMSRKVTMTLLKKHMYIAVGIIIKIRVKQNEK
- a CDS encoding Stealth protein CR3, conserved region 3 yields the protein MENPIDIVITWVDPTDEKWQKDRSNYRNDSNESNGIVRYRDWDLLRYWFRAVEKNAPWVNKIFFVTYGHYPEWLDIDNDKLVIVRHEDFIDSEYLPTFNSNVIEIFFHKIKDLSEHFVYFNDDVFICRPMPPEEFFKNGVPVDSLSWNAVSAKAGCSMIEHIVLNDMELLEKHFDKRAVQKKQLGKLLSLKNGSAALKSFFLLSWKHFTGIENPHVAQPYLKSVLAEVWDKEQDAMLDTASRRFRTKEDYSLWIARYWNLMKDNYVLKSRKDELYYVIGNDNSWLAEQLNAGKRNLICLNDSDDLDDFDKTQKEMKDIFEKLYPERSSFEKTEK